From a single Calothrix sp. NIES-2098 genomic region:
- a CDS encoding two component transcriptional regulator, winged helix family protein, whose product MPRILVIDDDPAISELVAVNLEMAGYDVSQAEDGIKGQALALQLQPDLIMLDLMLPRVDGFTVCQRLRRDERTAEIPVLMLTALSQTQDKVEGFNAGADDYLTKPFEVEEMLARVRALLRRTDRIPQAAKHSEILNYGPLTLVPERFEAIWFHETVKLTHLEFELLHCLLQRHGQTVSPSEILREVWGYDPDDDIETIRVHIRHLRTKLEPDPRHPRYIKTVYGAGYCLELPSLPPSAEGASTSVVE is encoded by the coding sequence ATGCCGAGGATTCTTGTCATAGACGATGACCCAGCAATTTCAGAACTCGTTGCCGTCAACTTGGAAATGGCTGGCTACGATGTTAGTCAAGCAGAAGACGGGATCAAAGGTCAGGCGCTAGCTCTCCAGCTACAACCAGACTTGATCATGCTCGATTTGATGTTGCCAAGAGTCGATGGATTTACCGTTTGTCAACGCTTGCGTCGGGATGAGCGCACAGCTGAGATTCCCGTGTTAATGTTGACGGCTTTAAGCCAAACACAAGATAAAGTGGAAGGTTTTAATGCCGGGGCAGACGACTATCTGACCAAACCCTTTGAAGTTGAAGAAATGCTGGCACGAGTGCGGGCTCTATTGCGACGCACTGACCGTATTCCTCAAGCAGCAAAGCACAGTGAGATTCTTAACTATGGGCCTCTGACCCTCGTTCCTGAAAGATTTGAGGCAATTTGGTTCCATGAAACAGTGAAACTGACGCACTTGGAATTTGAGTTACTTCATTGCTTACTCCAACGCCACGGACAGACAGTTTCTCCTAGCGAAATCCTGCGGGAAGTTTGGGGCTATGACCCAGATGATGACATTGAAACGATTCGAGTACATATTCGCCACCTGAGAACTAAACTCGAACCAGATCCCCGCCATCCCCGCTATATCAAGACAGTTTACGGTGCTGGTTATTGTCTAGAATTACCTAGCCTACCTCCATCCGCTGAAGGCGCTTCAACATCAGTTGTTGAGTGA
- a CDS encoding transcriptional regulators, CopG/Arc/MetJ family protein, whose protein sequence is MSISLNPTHEQFVLSKIASGKYTNVDEVITAAFQLLEEQEQEYALWLKDTKKKVEVGLGEVERGEVLDTEIVINQLKDKLRQKREAQT, encoded by the coding sequence ATGAGTATATCACTGAATCCAACTCACGAGCAATTTGTTCTATCTAAAATTGCAAGTGGAAAATATACAAATGTAGATGAAGTAATTACTGCTGCATTTCAATTGTTGGAAGAACAGGAACAAGAATATGCTCTTTGGCTAAAGGATACTAAGAAGAAAGTAGAAGTCGGTTTAGGAGAAGTTGAACGAGGTGAAGTTCTAGATACAGAAATTGTTATTAATCAACTCAAAGATAAACTACGCCAAAAACGTGAGGCTCAAACATGA
- a CDS encoding polyketide synthase thioester reductase subunit HglB yields the protein MNSKHSYSAADIQAWLVANLAELLGVETDEIDVNEHLENYGLDSAQAMILVSKLEKMLGFQPSPLLLWHYPNIAALSQRLAEDLPEDAVIQDTNTAPANAPIPTLDLNAEVVLDPTIRPDALPPITITEPKNIFLTGGTGYLGAFIIRELLQQTNANIYCLVRAANAQEGQSKLAKNLESYAIWDEKYKSRIIPVVGDLALPLLGMGAEQFQILAANLDTIYHSGALLNYVFPYSALKAANVLGTQEVLRLASQIKLKPVHYVSSVAVFESPAYAGKVVKEQDDFAHWEGIFLGYSQTKWVAEKLVKIARDRGLPVTIHRPPLISGDSQTGICNTHDFINLMVKGCLQMGYFPDVEYMMDMSPVDYVSKAIVYLSMQPSSIGKAFHLQHPQPAPLSTLIKWVQSFGYPVKAIPYDQWQEELINNVSSVDNPLYTLRPFLLERWSDEQLTIPDLYLQARRPHISCEETLKALEGSSIVCPPISSEMFMTYTAYLIQTGFLNVA from the coding sequence ATGAATTCAAAACATTCTTATAGTGCCGCAGATATTCAAGCCTGGCTGGTTGCTAATCTGGCTGAGTTACTAGGGGTAGAAACTGACGAGATAGATGTCAACGAACATTTAGAAAACTACGGTTTGGATTCCGCCCAAGCAATGATTCTCGTCAGCAAATTGGAGAAAATGCTGGGCTTCCAACCTTCACCGTTGCTGTTGTGGCATTATCCCAATATTGCTGCTCTTTCTCAGCGTTTAGCAGAAGATTTACCCGAAGATGCAGTTATTCAAGATACAAATACTGCCCCTGCTAATGCTCCTATCCCGACTTTAGATTTAAACGCCGAGGTAGTTCTTGACCCCACCATTCGCCCTGATGCTTTACCACCAATTACGATTACTGAACCAAAAAACATCTTTTTAACTGGTGGTACAGGTTATTTAGGCGCATTTATTATTCGGGAATTGTTGCAGCAAACTAATGCCAATATATACTGCTTAGTGCGGGCTGCTAACGCTCAAGAAGGTCAGAGCAAATTAGCAAAAAATCTCGAATCTTACGCAATTTGGGATGAAAAATATAAGTCGAGAATTATCCCAGTTGTGGGCGATTTAGCTCTGCCATTATTGGGTATGGGCGCAGAACAATTCCAAATTTTAGCGGCTAATCTTGACACCATTTATCATAGCGGTGCTTTGCTGAATTATGTTTTCCCCTATTCAGCATTGAAAGCAGCCAATGTGTTAGGAACTCAAGAAGTATTGAGATTAGCTAGCCAAATCAAACTCAAGCCTGTACATTACGTTTCTAGCGTGGCGGTATTTGAATCACCTGCTTATGCTGGCAAGGTAGTAAAAGAGCAAGATGACTTCGCACATTGGGAAGGAATTTTCCTTGGTTATTCCCAAACAAAATGGGTAGCTGAGAAGTTAGTGAAAATTGCCCGTGACAGAGGTTTACCTGTAACTATCCACAGACCACCATTAATTTCTGGAGATAGCCAAACTGGTATTTGTAACACCCATGACTTTATCAACTTGATGGTCAAAGGCTGTCTGCAAATGGGATATTTCCCAGATGTGGAATATATGATGGATATGTCTCCTGTAGATTATGTCAGCAAGGCGATCGTTTATCTCTCAATGCAGCCTTCATCTATAGGTAAAGCATTCCACTTACAACATCCCCAACCAGCGCCTTTAAGCACCTTAATTAAGTGGGTACAATCCTTTGGTTATCCAGTGAAGGCGATTCCTTACGACCAATGGCAAGAAGAGTTAATTAATAATGTCTCTTCTGTAGATAATCCTTTGTACACACTGCGCCCATTTTTGTTAGAACGCTGGTCTGATGAACAATTAACAATTCCCGATTTGTATTTGCAAGCAAGAAGACCTCATATTAGCTGCGAAGAAACTCTCAAAGCATTAGAAGGTAGTTCTATTGTTTGTCCACCCATCAGTTCGGAAATGTTTATGACCTATACTGCTTATTTGATTCAGACTGGTTTTCTGAATGTTGCTTAG
- a CDS encoding 2-nitropropane dioxygenase, NPD: MTTVDAPLSQHENGLGFTCYSYGQNLIWKGSPDCISFDQPGIVVKFLNLDQPCYIVNAGGRIGVTNVGYLCPLDGTVTAPIELLASIPPVKIQQLGDPSFLSFYGVKYAYATGAMAGAIASEEMVIALGKEKILSSFGAGGLSPENLEAAINKIQQALPQGPYAFNLIHSPNEPTIERRAVDLFLKYGVRVVEASAFLDLTPNIVYYRAAGLSLNAANQIEIKNKVIAKISRREVASKFLQPAPAKILKELVQQGLITELQATLAAQVPMADDITVEADSGGHTDNRPLVCLLPSIMALRDEIQAQYHYSQPIRIGVAGGIATPQSALAAFMMGAAYVVTGSINQACVESGACEHTKKLLAQAEMADVMMAPAADMFEMGVKLQVLKRGTMFPMRAQKLYELYRAYDSIEEIPLAEREKLEKQVFRKTIAEVWEGTAAYLSQKNPEKLGKAVNNPKLKMALIFRWYLGLSSRWSSSGEKGREVDYQIWCGPAMGSFNDWVRGTYLAEPQNRKVVDVANHIMTGAAFLYRIQSLRFQGLQIPDYYSQYRPASSTLEM, from the coding sequence GTGACTACTGTAGATGCGCCACTAAGTCAACACGAAAATGGACTAGGATTTACCTGCTATTCCTATGGACAAAACCTCATTTGGAAAGGTTCCCCAGATTGTATTTCTTTTGATCAACCAGGAATAGTAGTTAAATTTCTCAACTTAGATCAACCCTGTTATATTGTGAATGCCGGCGGCAGAATTGGTGTTACCAATGTGGGATATTTATGCCCGCTAGATGGGACTGTAACTGCACCAATAGAACTTTTAGCATCCATTCCCCCAGTTAAAATTCAACAACTAGGTGACCCCTCTTTTCTCTCCTTTTATGGAGTGAAATATGCCTATGCAACTGGGGCAATGGCTGGCGCTATTGCTTCCGAAGAAATGGTGATTGCCCTGGGGAAAGAGAAAATTTTAAGTTCCTTTGGTGCTGGTGGTTTAAGCCCAGAAAATTTGGAAGCTGCTATCAACAAAATTCAACAAGCCTTACCCCAAGGCCCCTATGCTTTTAATTTAATTCACAGCCCTAATGAACCAACAATTGAACGCCGTGCTGTGGATTTATTCCTTAAATATGGCGTGAGAGTAGTTGAAGCATCAGCATTTTTGGACTTAACTCCCAACATTGTTTATTATCGGGCTGCGGGATTAAGTTTAAATGCGGCTAATCAAATTGAAATCAAAAATAAAGTCATTGCTAAAATTTCTCGTAGAGAAGTAGCTAGCAAATTCCTGCAACCAGCACCAGCTAAAATCCTCAAGGAACTTGTACAACAAGGGTTAATCACCGAGTTACAAGCAACCCTAGCAGCGCAAGTTCCAATGGCGGATGATATTACTGTGGAAGCTGATTCTGGCGGACATACAGATAATCGTCCTCTGGTTTGTCTGTTACCTTCGATCATGGCTTTGAGAGATGAAATTCAAGCACAATATCATTACTCTCAACCTATTCGCATCGGGGTAGCGGGGGGAATTGCCACACCACAATCAGCTTTAGCTGCTTTTATGATGGGTGCAGCTTATGTAGTCACAGGTTCGATTAATCAAGCTTGTGTAGAATCTGGCGCTTGTGAACATACTAAAAAGTTACTCGCCCAAGCAGAAATGGCTGATGTCATGATGGCTCCAGCTGCTGATATGTTTGAAATGGGAGTCAAATTACAAGTTCTCAAACGCGGCACAATGTTCCCGATGCGGGCGCAAAAATTGTATGAGTTATACCGCGCTTATGACTCCATTGAAGAAATTCCGCTTGCTGAAAGAGAGAAATTAGAAAAACAAGTTTTCCGCAAAACGATTGCCGAAGTTTGGGAAGGAACTGCGGCTTATTTATCCCAAAAAAATCCGGAAAAATTGGGCAAGGCAGTTAATAATCCTAAATTAAAAATGGCATTAATTTTCCGGTGGTATTTAGGATTATCTTCCCGTTGGTCTAGTTCTGGCGAAAAAGGACGAGAAGTTGATTATCAAATTTGGTGCGGCCCGGCAATGGGTAGCTTCAACGACTGGGTACGCGGTACTTATTTAGCTGAACCACAAAACCGCAAAGTTGTTGATGTTGCTAACCATATTATGACCGGAGCAGCATTTTTATATCGCATCCAAAGTTTGAGATTTCAAGGCTTACAAATTCCCGATTATTACAGTCAGTATCGCCCAGCTAGTTCTACATTGGAGATGTAA
- a CDS encoding 4'-phosphopantetheinyl transferase HetI encodes MSSPKYLWLPAPTNLTLLPNDVHIWRINLDQPESTLENLAATLSEDESARAQRFYFQEHRQRFIAGRGSLRAILGRYLGVAPQEVQFDYESRGKPFLAHKFADSGLAFNLSHSQDLALCAVSKNRQIGIDLEYIRPMSDLESLAQRFFLPREYDVVRSLPVEQRPEVFFRYWTCKEAYLKATGEGIAQLEKIEISLTPSQPAKLQTLKDWSLLELEPAENYAAAVAVGGFGWDLKCWQY; translated from the coding sequence ATGAGTTCTCCTAAGTATTTATGGCTCCCTGCGCCGACAAATTTGACTTTGTTGCCGAATGATGTCCATATTTGGCGCATAAACCTCGACCAACCAGAATCAACGTTAGAAAACTTGGCAGCAACTCTCTCTGAAGATGAATCTGCGCGCGCACAAAGATTCTATTTTCAAGAGCATCGCCAACGTTTTATTGCTGGTCGTGGTAGTCTCAGGGCAATATTAGGGCGTTACTTGGGTGTTGCGCCCCAAGAGGTGCAGTTTGATTACGAATCCCGTGGTAAACCATTTTTAGCCCATAAATTTGCTGACAGTGGATTAGCCTTTAATTTATCTCACTCTCAAGATTTAGCTTTGTGTGCAGTCAGTAAAAATCGCCAAATTGGTATAGACCTAGAATACATCCGCCCGATGTCTGATTTAGAATCTCTTGCTCAAAGGTTCTTTTTACCAAGAGAATATGATGTAGTGCGATCGCTACCTGTTGAACAAAGACCAGAAGTATTTTTTCGCTATTGGACTTGCAAGGAAGCTTATTTAAAAGCCACAGGTGAAGGAATAGCACAGTTAGAGAAAATTGAAATTTCTCTAACTCCTTCACAACCAGCGAAATTGCAGACATTGAAAGACTGGAGTCTACTCGAACTAGAACCTGCTGAGAATTATGCTGCTGCTGTTGCTGTAGGCGGTTTTGGTTGGGATTTGAAGTGCTGGCAATATTAA
- a CDS encoding alcohol dehydrogenase, producing the protein MKAYELTNNTGIDALTLVDRPEPKPNCGQVLIRVRATSLNYRDLLVAEGAYGSGVKYPLIPMSDGAGEVVAVGEGVTRVKVGDRVAGTFFQDWIAGSLTRESMKSDLGGAIDGMLAEYVVLHQDGLVILPDHLSYVQGATLPCAAVTAWHALVSKGNITEGNTVLLLGTGGVSTFALLFAKLYGARVIITSSSDEKLAKAQDLGADETINYKLTPDWEKKVYELTNRTGVDHVVEVGGTGTLAKSLQAVRIGGRVSLIGVLSGRGDAIDPMPILFKSITLQGIYVGSRKMFEAMNHAIQENKLQPVIDRVFPFSQAQAAFRYLKSGAHFGKVAIEID; encoded by the coding sequence ATGAAGGCTTACGAACTTACAAATAATACGGGAATTGATGCACTCACATTAGTCGATCGCCCCGAACCTAAACCTAATTGTGGGCAAGTTTTGATTCGAGTGAGAGCTACATCTCTAAATTACCGCGATTTGTTGGTTGCAGAGGGAGCCTATGGTTCGGGAGTCAAATATCCCCTCATCCCCATGTCTGACGGTGCGGGAGAAGTGGTGGCGGTAGGGGAAGGCGTGACACGAGTAAAAGTAGGCGATCGCGTAGCTGGTACTTTCTTCCAAGACTGGATTGCTGGCTCTTTAACTAGAGAATCGATGAAGTCTGATTTAGGCGGCGCTATCGATGGAATGTTAGCTGAGTATGTTGTTTTACACCAAGATGGCTTGGTAATTTTGCCCGATCATCTATCCTACGTACAAGGTGCAACTTTACCCTGTGCAGCCGTCACAGCTTGGCACGCACTCGTGAGCAAAGGTAACATTACTGAAGGTAACACTGTATTATTGCTCGGTACAGGTGGAGTATCTACTTTTGCGCTATTATTTGCGAAGTTATACGGTGCTAGAGTAATTATCACTTCTAGCAGCGATGAAAAATTGGCAAAAGCTCAAGATTTAGGTGCAGACGAAACAATTAATTATAAATTAACGCCAGATTGGGAAAAGAAAGTCTACGAACTGACTAATCGCACAGGTGTAGATCATGTAGTAGAAGTAGGCGGTACGGGTACGCTAGCGAAATCTTTGCAAGCAGTCAGAATTGGCGGACGTGTCAGCTTAATTGGTGTGTTATCAGGCAGAGGAGATGCGATTGACCCCATGCCAATACTCTTCAAGAGTATAACTCTTCAAGGCATTTATGTAGGCAGTCGCAAGATGTTTGAGGCGATGAATCACGCCATTCAAGAGAATAAATTGCAGCCAGTTATTGATAGAGTTTTTCCATTTTCTCAAGCACAAGCAGCATTCAGATATCTCAAAAGTGGCGCGCACTTTGGCAAAGTAGCGATTGAAATTGATTGA
- the ftsH_1 gene encoding cell division protein FtsH — protein MPVEKDGKPKAPNPHHFGGSLLMLLFFWLLLHFFIAPGIRPSKTEVLYSQFLKDVKEGKVSKVLVGENQIEYTQKAEQPQNQQSRPKLYVTTPIPNDQNLPKLLEDKNVEFGAKPPDGGSILATILGWVIPPLIFIALWSFLLNRAQAGAGAALTVGKSQARIYAEGDTGVTFADVAGIDEAKEELEEIVEFLKNSAKYTRIGAKIPKGVLLIGAPGTGKTLLAKAVAGEAGVPFFSISGSEFIELFVGVGAARVRDLFQQAKKQAPCIVFIDELDALGKSRAGGGPNMGGNDEREQTLNQLLTEMDGFEANTGVIILAATNRPEVLDPALRRPGRFDRQIAVDRPDKQGREAILKVHVKGVNLAADVDLGAIATRTPGFAGADLANLVNEAALLAARHNREAVKMTDFNEAIERVIAGLQKKSRVLNEMEKRTVAYHEAGHAVVAALMPGAGKVEKISIVPRGVGALGYTLQLPEEDRFLMAEDEIRGRIATLLAGRSAEEIFIGKISTGASDDIQKATDLAERIVTLYGMSQKLGPVALEKVQQQFLDGFSNPRRAVSEKVAETIDQEVKDIIDGAHHIALRILEINRSLLEEMTQDLLRTEILEGEQLRSYLEQVQPPAELAIWLRTGQMLSVN, from the coding sequence ATGCCTGTGGAAAAAGATGGCAAACCCAAGGCCCCAAATCCGCATCATTTTGGCGGTAGTTTGCTGATGCTCCTATTTTTCTGGCTGTTGCTGCACTTTTTTATTGCTCCGGGAATACGTCCCTCAAAAACTGAGGTTCTCTACAGCCAATTTCTCAAAGATGTCAAAGAAGGCAAAGTTAGTAAGGTTTTGGTGGGTGAAAACCAGATTGAGTATACCCAAAAGGCAGAGCAGCCACAAAATCAGCAATCTCGGCCAAAATTGTATGTCACCACACCCATACCCAATGACCAGAACTTACCAAAGTTACTGGAAGATAAAAATGTGGAATTTGGAGCCAAACCACCCGATGGCGGTAGCATTTTAGCTACCATCCTCGGCTGGGTGATTCCACCATTGATTTTTATTGCTCTTTGGAGCTTTCTCTTAAACCGCGCTCAAGCTGGCGCTGGTGCAGCACTCACAGTTGGCAAAAGTCAAGCTCGCATTTATGCTGAAGGTGACACTGGGGTGACATTTGCTGATGTCGCTGGTATCGACGAAGCCAAAGAAGAACTAGAAGAAATTGTCGAGTTTCTCAAAAATTCTGCCAAATATACTCGCATTGGAGCCAAAATCCCCAAAGGCGTGTTGTTAATTGGCGCACCCGGAACAGGTAAAACTCTGTTGGCGAAGGCTGTAGCCGGAGAAGCAGGAGTACCATTTTTTAGTATCTCCGGCTCTGAGTTTATTGAGTTGTTTGTTGGTGTTGGTGCAGCACGAGTACGAGATTTATTTCAACAAGCCAAAAAACAAGCTCCTTGCATCGTCTTTATCGATGAATTAGATGCTTTAGGTAAATCTCGCGCTGGCGGCGGGCCGAATATGGGCGGGAATGATGAACGAGAGCAAACTCTCAACCAACTTTTGACGGAAATGGATGGATTTGAAGCCAATACTGGGGTGATTATCCTCGCTGCAACTAACCGTCCAGAGGTTTTAGATCCGGCTTTACGCCGCCCTGGTCGCTTTGACCGCCAAATAGCCGTAGACCGACCAGATAAACAGGGACGGGAAGCAATTCTCAAAGTCCATGTCAAAGGAGTCAACTTAGCAGCAGATGTAGATTTAGGAGCTATAGCCACCCGCACGCCGGGATTTGCAGGCGCAGATTTAGCTAATTTGGTGAATGAAGCTGCTTTACTTGCAGCCCGTCATAATCGGGAAGCCGTCAAGATGACTGATTTTAATGAAGCCATTGAACGAGTGATTGCGGGGTTGCAAAAAAAATCCCGCGTCCTCAACGAGATGGAGAAAAGAACCGTTGCTTATCACGAAGCAGGTCATGCTGTTGTAGCAGCCTTAATGCCTGGGGCTGGTAAAGTTGAGAAAATTTCGATTGTTCCCCGTGGTGTGGGAGCTTTGGGATATACTTTGCAGTTACCAGAAGAAGACCGCTTTTTAATGGCAGAAGATGAAATTCGCGGTCGAATTGCCACTTTACTTGCAGGACGTTCAGCTGAGGAGATTTTTATCGGTAAAATTTCTACTGGAGCTAGTGATGATATTCAAAAAGCCACAGATTTAGCCGAACGCATAGTCACTCTTTATGGGATGAGTCAAAAATTAGGGCCTGTAGCTTTAGAAAAAGTACAGCAGCAATTTCTCGATGGATTTTCTAATCCGCGTCGCGCTGTCAGTGAAAAAGTAGCGGAAACAATCGACCAAGAAGTGAAAGATATTATAGACGGGGCACATCATATCGCCTTACGCATTTTAGAGATAAATCGTTCTTTATTGGAAGAAATGACTCAAGACTTACTACGCACAGAAATTCTTGAAGGAGAACAACTAAGAAGTTATTTAGAGCAAGTTCAACCACCAGCAGAATTAGCAATTTGGTTGCGTACAGGTCAAATGCTGTCTGTAAATTAG